A stretch of Fulvia fulva chromosome 4, complete sequence DNA encodes these proteins:
- a CDS encoding Uridylate kinase: MLHPRHTLVSQAVESPMPPPLPSHAYQIHKHPRETSSTTAPSPYTAFTTSATCESFSLSYTNPPPYLTSTSTIGPNLTMSLTTNLTIISLLGGPASGKGTQSTHLTTHFPTKRIHHISIGDMPREEMQDSASPYASLLQENMLAGRLGPPDMTVRILKRNLERVESGTVVVLDGFPRAIMPYRLFEEIVAPIRRIVGLEVPEEVLVRRLEKRARSDDVAGAANIAERMRTYRENTAEVLKAAKAEGKVVRVDGDRDVESVADDVRATLRDILGEEEKA; this comes from the exons ATGCTTCACCCGCGACACACTCTTGTTTCTCAAGCCGTTGAGTCACCAATGCCTCCGCCACTGCCATCACATGCATATCAGATTCACAAACATCCTCGCGAGACATCATCAACTACAGCACCGTCGCCATACACAGCCTTCACCACGTCTGCAACCTGCGAATCCTTCAGCCTCTCCTACACAAACCCACCGCCTTACCTGACCTCCACCTCCACCATCGGACCCAATCTGACCATGTCTCTTACCACGAACCTCACAATCATCTCCCTCCTCGGCGGCCCAGCCTCCGGAAAAGGAACCCAATCCACCCACCTCACTACTCACTTTCCCACCAAGAGAATCCACCACATCAGCATCGGCGACATGCCACGCGAAGAAATGCAAGACTCCGCCAGTCCGTATGCCTCACTTCTGCAGGAGAACATGCTAGCTGGAAGGCTGGGACCACCGGATATGACGGTCAGGATCCTGAAGAGGAATTTGGAGAGAGTGGAGAGTGGGACGGTGGTTGTGTTAGATG GGTTCCCACGAGCGATCATGCCCTATCGTCTCTTCGAAGAAATTGTGGCTCCCATTCGTCGGATCGTGGGTTTGGAAGTGCCGGAAGAGGTTCTGGTCCGCCGATTGGAGAAACGAGCTCGTTCTGACGATGTGGCGGGCGCGGCGAACATAGCTGAGCGAATGCGGACGTACCGGGAGAATACTGCTGAGGTGTTGAAAGCGGCGAAGGCGGAAGGGAAAGTGGTGAGAGTTGATGGGGATCGGGATGTTGAGAGTGTGGCGGACGACGTGAGGGCGACGTTGCGAGATATCTTGGGTGAAGAGGAGAAGGCATGA
- a CDS encoding Apoptosis-inducing factor 1, giving the protein MQSTRTFVSSLLRRPYTQPLTAAKQSFTARPTRPFSATTRAMATEYKLKGITSLDGLKNGQTQEVEVEGVEEGKVLLAKVKDEVHALSPKCTHYGAPLSKGVLTPDGRLTCPWHGACFDVKTGDIEDAPAPNPLQKFKIVQKDGEVYIKGSREQILANKRTLNIKCQAKGNDHVVIIGRGSGAFGAIDGLRAGGYTGHITSIAEEDYPPIDRTKLSKALITDVSSIQWRTPETYKEADVTFVQGLAESVDFSGQKVKTKNGKEFSYTKLILASGGTPRHLPLDGLKDDLKNVFLLRTPQHTQEIMKAAGEDGAKKVVVIGSSFIGMEVGNALAGKKHNVSIIGMESEPMERVMGTQVGSIFRKILEQNGVKFYMGASVEKGEPSSRDPSSIGSVVLKDGTKLEADFVIEGVGVRPSTDYLQNNSSINLEKDGSVSVDDSFAVKGLKDVWAIGDIATYPYNGPGGNGKPVRIEHWNVAQNMGRSVALSINSPGSKPKAFIPVFWSALGAQLRYCGHTPNGFDDVTIHGNTDVSEGKQSFVAYYNKGEDIVAVASMMRDPYMTQSAELMRRGKMPTKSEIAKGVDIMEISVPAEVKI; this is encoded by the exons ATGCAATCGACGCGTACCTTTGTCTCTTCGCTCCTCCGCCGACCTTACACCCAGCCATTGACTGCAGCGAAGCAGTCGTTCACTGCACGACCGACACGACCTTTCTCCGCTACGACACGAGCCATGGCTACCGAATACAAGCTTAAAGGCATCACCAGCCTTGATGGCCTGAAGAACGGCCAGACACAGGAGGTTGAGGTTGAAGGTGTTGAAGAGGGCAAGGTCTTGCTGGCCAAGGTCAAGGATGAAGTGCATGCCCTGTCGCCCAAGTGCACACATTACGGAGCACCACTCTCCAAGG GTGTGCTCACGCCCGACGGCAGACTGACCTGTCCATGGCACGGAGCTTGCTTCGATGTCAAGACTGGTGACATCGAAGACGCCCCAGCACCAAACCCGCTACAGAAGTTCAAGATCGTGCAGAAGGATGGCGAGGTGTACATCAAGGGTAGCCGAGAGCAGATCTTGGCCAACAAGAGGACATTGAACATCAAGTGCCAGGCAAAGGGCAACGACCATGTCGTCATCATTGGACGAGGAAGTGGTGCATTTGGTGCCATCGACGGTCTAAGAGCAGGTGGGTACACCGGACACATCACGAGCATCGCCGAGGAAGACTACCCACCAATCGACCGAACGAAGCTATCAAAGGCGTTGATTACGGATGTGTCGAGCATTCAGTGGCGAACACCAGAGACCTACAAGGAAGCCGATGTCACCTTCGTGCAGGGCCTGGCTGAGTCCGTCGACTTTAGTGGTCAGAAGGTCAAGACGAAGAATGGCAAGGAGTTCAGCTACACCAAGCTCATCCTCGCGTCAGGTGGCACACCCCGACATCTTCCTCTCGATGGCCTCAAGGATGATCTCAAGAACGTCTTCCTGCTGCGGACACCCCAGCATACCCAAGAGATCATGAAAGCTGCTGGTGAGGACGGCGCAAAGAAGGTCGTCGTCATTGGAAGCAGCTTTATCGGTATGGAAGTGGGCAATGCTCTTGCTGGCAAGAAGCACAATGTCTCGATCATCGGCATGGAGTCGGAACCAATGGAGCGTGTCATGGGCACACAAGTCGGCAGCATCTTCCGCAAGATTTTGGAGCAGAACGGCGTCAAGTTCTACATGGGTGCGTCAGTCGAGAAGGGCGAGCCAAGCAGCAGGGATCCTAGCTCGATAGGGTCAGTGGTACTCAAGGATGGCACGAAACTCGAGGCAGACTTCGTCATCGAGGGCGTCGGTGTCCGCCCTTCGACAGACTACCTCCAGAACAATAGCTCCATCAACCTCGAGAAGGACGGCTCCGTCTCAGTTGACGATTCATTCGCAGTCAAGGGCCTGAAGGACGTCTGGGCCATCGGTGACATTGCAACATACCCCTACAACGGACCCGGCGGCAACGGCAAACCCGTCCGCATCGAGCACTGGAACGTCGCCCAAAACATGGGCCGCTCAGTCGCCCTCTCGATCAACAGCCCTGGCTCCAAGCCAAAGGCTTTCATCCCCGTCTTCTGGTCTGCGCTCGGCGCTCAGCTACGATACTGCGGTCACACTCCTAATGGCTTCGACGATGTTACCATTCATGGCAACACTGACGTCAGCGAAGGCAAGCAGAGCTTCGTGGCGTACTACAACAAGGGCGAGGACATTGTCGCAGTGGCTAGCATGATGAGAGATCCGTACATGACGCAGAGCGCGGAACTTATGAGACGAGGTAAGATGCCGACGAAGAGCGAGATTGCGAAGGGCGTGGACATTATGGAGATTAGTGTGCCGGCTGAGGTGAAGATATGA